Proteins encoded by one window of Halomonas sp. Bachu 37:
- a CDS encoding phosphatidate cytidylyltransferase — MLKQRIITAAWLAPLMLAGLFGLDGGLFALFTAVIVLLASWEWTNLAGVQGSMARLGCLAAMTLLMLAMWLSGAAFASWPLWIAAVGWLLNLYWVTHYPDSAVVAQWQSPARRLAMGVWVLLPTWVGFNVLQASGAAWLLFVLLLVWGADIGAYFAGRNFGKRKLAPRVSPGKSWEGVYGGMAVTLILALVFAVWQGLGVSAGVLLVLVTLVVTLASVLGDLLESMLKRHRGIKDSSNLLPGHGGVMDRIDSLTAAVPLFALLHLWVVPL, encoded by the coding sequence GTGCTTAAACAGCGGATCATTACCGCCGCATGGCTGGCGCCATTGATGCTGGCGGGACTGTTTGGACTCGATGGCGGGCTGTTCGCCCTGTTTACCGCTGTCATCGTGTTGCTGGCGAGCTGGGAGTGGACGAACCTGGCCGGGGTGCAAGGCTCCATGGCGCGCCTGGGTTGCCTTGCCGCCATGACCTTGCTGATGTTGGCAATGTGGCTGAGTGGCGCGGCATTCGCCAGCTGGCCACTGTGGATTGCCGCCGTCGGCTGGCTGCTCAATCTGTACTGGGTCACCCACTATCCCGATAGTGCCGTCGTCGCGCAGTGGCAGTCGCCTGCGCGGCGACTGGCGATGGGAGTATGGGTGTTGCTCCCGACCTGGGTCGGTTTCAATGTGCTGCAGGCCAGTGGTGCCGCCTGGTTGCTGTTCGTCCTGCTGCTGGTGTGGGGTGCCGATATCGGTGCCTACTTCGCCGGGCGCAACTTCGGCAAGCGCAAGCTGGCGCCACGGGTCAGCCCCGGCAAGTCGTGGGAAGGTGTGTACGGCGGCATGGCGGTGACGCTGATACTGGCGTTGGTCTTCGCCGTCTGGCAGGGCCTCGGCGTGAGCGCCGGGGTCCTGCTGGTGCTGGTGACGCTGGTGGTTACCCTGGCCTCGGTGTTGGGGGATCTGCTGGAGAGCATGCTCAAGCGCCATCGCGGCATCAAGGATTCCAGCAACCTGTTGCCGGGCCATGGTGGGGTAATGGATCGTATCGACAGCCTGACCGCCGCCGTGCCCCTGTTCGCCCTGCTCCACCTGTGGGTGGTGCCACTATGA